The following are from one region of the Ptychodera flava strain L36383 chromosome 15, AS_Pfla_20210202, whole genome shotgun sequence genome:
- the LOC139151031 gene encoding serine-rich adhesin for platelets-like isoform X2, which translates to MSEVAKEMVRRIRVVIQPLEELKEILTSWEGKDQIWYDAIEHDDIFHHFNDSVFGLQVLCLATSSALDSEFPASIFDSLLKRIVALKLADLRDGLVSGLRSPGQLARGRLTLRIAQTLAGFCDDFQEVLRRTECLINTKAALHNSSEEIEFDRCLSCDVMLSSVSDLDKYKNGAGRNRQNGQQLHRDINCLRQTVKFLMGDKIRKKVNARKEENQQSSEADSENLQDIPRTLQTLFRSAMNCILIIVDAETAGALKSYLNAPSETVSNRLQKQLVDKHTTDKELPCISCIQTGTSIPDNSGKEFSNVDINGQILSHRPTSWTSSAPSLPGKEDAPSSVISGARSPLASPGPRLSDAWDDEFCSQVEVHSDDSYSLILAALDSFNITSSDPSLDGQQSTRHDTASLSDLSNDIVSPDLLSPDRFRESLCGTMPSMHIDLIGTNTSDENLFSGYSSVAGDDALERSPDKSSSSLYPSTSPSLPNQEYISSEESTSSMRGTDSGITPPSSTSPDETARVTPEESNSANMLTDFSEQSASGPELASETQDTARSSEEKEESSSSASVPKTESEEEETWPSPKGQAKLFLRAGPSGRRPTSCESGSSAFTCSSLEDTSSSENISRMPPFSDENFKKLLMNMESLSSGKEDSALDGIEERPSFGEDSISIVSSLTAISGTVSSISLPSSWNGDFSDYDSVSVASDMVAPRKGSSDVTLLGDDRQCDGSPDFMETPHQSRPNGVTQTDSGNRSIAYGDTAPAIDYSRPTSRATVSRSRGQALTHDMANNLRDREEKMKNYSVIDSRKESRQSTRFLTDKREIKRYEGKIKEDTSLEREKNMIKQSVGDKAEIDIKYDDRKFGPTPEVNRRVIVAANARLSPVTERKLATYPPKVPQRYVNQTVIPSLGRTEQHMYREPTGVATASVRSDAGMKSDMLEREASDVDVTTALGPVSTATKRKKRVFSFKKLRNAFHKSSKHSVKDAQTKGTASNYAF; encoded by the exons ATGTCAG AGGTTGCTAAGGAAATGGTGAGGCGGATACGGGTTGTAATCCAACCCCTGGAAGAGCTCAAGGAGATTTTGACTTCCTGGGAAGGAAAAGACCAGATCTGGTATGATGCGATAG AACACGatgatatttttcatcatttcaacGACAGCGTATTCGGATTGCAAGTGCTTTGCCTGGCTACGTCAAGTGCCCTTGATTCTGAATTTCCCGCTTCGATCTTTGACTCGCTTCTCAAACGGATTGTCG CCTTGAAGTTGGCCGACCTGCGTGACGGTTTGGTATCTGGTCTCCGGTCACCGGGACAATTGGCCAGAG GAAGGTTAACATTACGTATAGCTCAGACATTAGCTGGATTTTGTGACGATTTCCAGGAAGTGCTGAGAAGAACCGAATGTCTGATCAACACCAAGGCTGCTTTACACA ACTCTTCAGAGGAGATCGAGTTTGACAGATGTCTCTCTTGTGACGTCATGCTGTCATCGGTGAGCGATCTGGACAAATATAAGAATGGCGCTGGCCGAAATCGTCAAAACGGGCAACAACTGCATAGAG ATATAAATTGTCTGAGACAGACAGTAAAATTTCTGATGGGTGACAAGATTCGCAAAAAGGTTAATGCTCGAAAAGAAGAGAACCAGCAATCTTCGGAAGCAG ATTCTGAAAATTTGCAAGACATTCCACGAACTTTGCAAACGTTGTTTCGAAGTGCCATGAACTGTATTCTCATAATCGTGGACGCAGAAACTGCTGGAGCCTTGAAATCTTACTTGAACGCCCCTTCAG aGACTGTGAGTAACCGCCTTCAAAAACAGTTGGTGGACAAACACACCACGGATAAAGAGTTACCCTGTATTTCCTGTATTCAAACTGGGACGTCAATCCCAGACAACTCAGGAAAAGAGTTCTCAAATGTGGACATAAATGGACAAATTTTATCGCACCGTCCAACGTCGTGGACGTCATCAGCGCCTTCACTACCTGGGAAGGAAGACGCCCCCAGTTCTGTGATAAGTGGTGCGAGATCTCCATTGGCTTCTCCGGGGCCGAGATTGAGCGACGCGTGGGACGACGAATTTTGCTCCCAGGTCGAGGTCCACAGCGACGACAGTTACAGTCTTATACTTGCGGCACTGGATTCATTCAACATTACTTCCTCTGATCCGTCATTGGATGGACAGCAGTCCACTCGCCATGATACGGCCAGCCTGTCAGACCTCAGCAACGACATTGTGTCACCCGACCTGCTGAGTCCCGATCGATTTAGGGAGTCCCTTTGCGGGACCATGCCTTCGATGCACATAGACCTTATAGGAACAAACACGTCTGATGAGAACCTTTTCAGTGGATACAGTTCTGTTGCCGGCGATGACGCTCTTGAACGCAGCCCAGATAAAAGTTCATCCTCGCTATATCCATCAACGTCACCATCATTGCCTAACCAGGAATACATTTCCAGTGAAGAAAGTACATCCTCAATGAGAGGAACTGACTCCGGAATAACTCCACCTTCGTCTACAAGTCCAGACGAAACGGCGAGAGTAACTCCTGAGGAGAGCAACAGCGCCAATATGCTTACCGATTTCTCAGAACAATCAGCCAGTGGGCCGGAGTTGGCATCTGAGACGCAAGACACTGCACGTTCGTCGGAGGAAAAGGAGGAATCGTCCTCATCAGCCAGTGTACCAAAGACTGAATCCGAGGAGGAAGAAACTTGGCCTTCTCCAAAAGGACAAGCAAAACTCTTTTTACGCGCGGGTCCTTCAGGGAGGCGGCCTACCAGCTGTGAAAGCGGTAGCTCTGCTTTCACTTGCAGCAGTCTTGAAGATACGTCATCTTCGGAGAACATTTCTAGGATGCCTCCATTCTCAGATGAGAACTTTAAGAAGTTGTTGATGAACATGGAAAGTTTATCCAGCGGTAAAGAGGACTCGGCTCTTGATGGCATAGAAGAACGACCCTCTTTTGGCGAGGATTCCATCAGTATTGTGAGTTCTCTGACGGCCATCAGCGGTACTGTGAGCAGTATAAGTCTTCCGAGTTCGTGGAACGGGGATTTCAGCGATTACGACTCTGTCTCCGTTGCCAGTGACATGGTTGCCCCGAGAAAGGGTTCCAGCGATGTCACCCTGCTCGGCGATGATCGGCAGTGTGATGGGAGTCCAGATTTCATGGAAACCCCGCACCAGTCACGTCCAAATGGTGTCACTCAAACAGACTCAGGTAATAGGAGTATCGCGTATGGTGACACTGCTCCGGCAATTGACTACAGTAGGCCGACCAGTAGAGCCACGGTTTCGCGGTCTCGCGGCCAAGCCTTAACCCATGACATGGCAAACAACTTGCGTGACAGAGAAGAGAAAATGAAGAATTATTCAGTTATTGACAGTCGCAAAGAATCTCGACAATCCACAAGGTTTCTTACAGATAAAAGGGAAATCAAAAGATATGAAGGCAAAATTAAGGAAGATACATCACTTGAACGCGAAAAGAATATGATTAAGCAATCCGTGGGAGACAAAgcagaaattgatattaaatacgATGACCGAAAATTCGGTCCCACGCCTGAGGTAAATCGTAGGGTGATCGTTGCAGCCAACGCTAGACTTTCTCCTGTAACTGAGCGGAAATTGGCCACGTATCCTCCAAAAGTACCTCAACGATACGTAAACCAAACTGTGATACCCTCGCTCGGTAGGACCGAGCAACACATGTACAGGGAGCCAACTGGCGTTGCAACTGCTTCTGTACGTAGTGATGCTGGTATGAAGTCGGACATGTTAGAGCGGGAAGCATCTGATGTTGACGTGACAACAGCGCTCGGTCCTGTTTCCACGGCGACCAAACGTAAAAAGAGGGTGTTCTCGTTCAAAAAACTTCGCAATGCTTTTCACAAAAGCTCGAAACACTCTGTCAAAGACGCACAAACAAAGGGTACCGCAAGTAATTACGCATTCTAG